One segment of Macrotis lagotis isolate mMagLag1 chromosome 1, bilby.v1.9.chrom.fasta, whole genome shotgun sequence DNA contains the following:
- the MTFR1L gene encoding mitochondrial fission regulator 1-like: MEADSTIPIWQNKPHGAARSVVRRIGTNLPLKPCPRASFQTLPNISDLYLSDVPPVPTLADIAWIAADEEETYARVRSDTRPLRHKWKPSPLFVMQRNASVPNLRGPEEKLLALKKPGLPALSRTTELQDELSHLRSQIAKIVAADAASASLTPDFLSSGSSNVSSPLPCFGSSFHSTTSFVISDITEEAELEGPELSSVPMLCSASSECCKTDSKAACSLVEDEDCVSLSKASSFADMMGILKDIHRMKQSQDLNRSLMKEEDPAVLISEVLRRKFALKEEDISMKGN, from the exons ATGGAAGCGGACTCC aCTATACCAATCTGGCAGAACAAACCACATGGAGCAGCTCGAAGTGTAGTGAGAAGGATTGGGACTAACCTGCCCTTGAAGCCATGTCCTCGGGCATCCTTTCAG ACACTGCCCAACATTTCTGACTTATATCTAAGCGATGTGCCCCCTGTCCCTACTTTGGCTGATATTGCCTGGATAGCAGCGGATGAAGAGGAAACCTATGCTCGAGTCAG GAGTGATACCCGGCCCTTGCGGCATAAATGGAAGCCCAGCCCACTGTTTGTCATGCAGCGCAATGCCTCAGTGCCCAACCTTCGAGGGCCAGAGGAGAAGCTCCTGGCCTTAAAGAAACCAGGTCTACCAGCCCTGAGCCGAACCACTGAACTACAAGATGAGCTAAGTCACCTACGCAGCCAGATTGCCAAGATTGTGGCAGCAGATGCAG ctTCGGCTTCATTAACGCCAGATTTCTTATCTTCAGGAAGCTCAAATGTCTCTTCTCCTTTACCTTGTTTTGGATCCTCATTCCACTCTACAACTTCCTTTGTCATTAGTGACATCACAGAGGAGGCTGAGTTAGAAGGCCCTGAACTTTCATCGGTTCCCATGCTTTGTTCTGCCAGCTCTGAATGTTGCAAAACTGACTCCAAAGCTGCCTGCAGCTTGGTTGAAGATGAGGACTGTGTGTCTCTCTCAAAGGCTAGCAGCTTTGCAGACATGATGGGCATCCTGAAGGATATTCACCGGATGAAGCAGAGCCAAGACCT GAATCGAAGCTTAATGAAGGAAGAAGATCCTGCTGTCCTCATTTCAGAGGTGTTGAGGAGAAAGTTTGCTCTGAAGGAAGAGGATATCAGCatgaaaggaaactga